One stretch of Pandoraea oxalativorans DNA includes these proteins:
- a CDS encoding NAD-dependent epimerase/dehydratase family protein, with translation MERILIIGANGQIGSELVEALAAQYGNENVVATDIAPGPSRHPVHYETLDVLDAARLAALVERFGITQIFHLAALLSATGETRPLQAWTLNMNGLLNVLELAREHQSNGRSLRVFWPSSIAAFGPHTPAVETPQLAIMDPTTMYGISKQAGERLCEYYFTKFGVDVRSLRYPGVISFKTPPGGGTTDYAIDIFQAARRGEAYTCFLKEDATLPMIHMPDAVRATLELMNADASRLRVRSSYNVAGVSFDPKTLAAAIARRVPGFTVKYAPDFRQAIAETWPHTLDDTHARYDWGWKPAFDLDAMVDDMLANVPLDWHAPALGNAA, from the coding sequence ATGGAACGAATTCTCATCATCGGCGCCAACGGGCAGATCGGCAGCGAACTCGTCGAAGCGCTGGCCGCGCAGTATGGCAACGAGAATGTCGTTGCCACCGACATCGCCCCGGGGCCGTCGCGTCATCCGGTGCATTACGAAACGCTCGACGTACTCGACGCGGCGCGTCTGGCCGCGCTGGTCGAGCGCTTCGGCATCACTCAGATCTTCCATCTGGCGGCGCTGCTCTCGGCCACGGGCGAAACCCGTCCGCTGCAAGCCTGGACGCTCAACATGAACGGCCTGCTCAACGTGCTCGAACTCGCACGTGAGCATCAGAGCAACGGGAGGAGCCTGCGCGTGTTCTGGCCGTCGTCGATTGCGGCGTTCGGGCCGCACACACCGGCTGTGGAAACCCCGCAGCTCGCCATCATGGACCCGACCACGATGTACGGCATCAGCAAGCAGGCGGGCGAGCGGCTGTGCGAGTACTACTTCACGAAGTTCGGGGTGGACGTACGCAGTCTGCGCTATCCGGGCGTGATCAGCTTCAAGACGCCGCCCGGCGGCGGCACGACCGATTACGCCATCGACATTTTCCAGGCGGCCCGCCGTGGCGAGGCCTACACGTGCTTCCTGAAGGAAGACGCTACGCTGCCGATGATCCATATGCCGGATGCCGTGCGCGCCACACTGGAGTTGATGAACGCCGACGCCTCGCGCCTGCGCGTGCGTTCGTCGTACAACGTGGCCGGGGTGAGTTTCGACCCGAAGACGCTTGCGGCTGCGATTGCGCGCCGCGTGCCGGGGTTCACGGTGAAGTACGCGCCGGACTTCCGTCAGGCGATCGCCGAGACGTGGCCGCACACGCTCGACGACACGCATGCCCGCTACGACTGGGGCTGGAAGCCTGCCTTCGATCTGGACGCCATGGTGGACGACATGCTCGCCAACGTGCCGCTCGACTGGCACGCGCCCGCGTTGGGAAACGCGGCCTGA
- the kbl gene encoding glycine C-acetyltransferase: MTAQTPEAREGFYRQLTERLEDTRRQGLFKQERVLMSRQGPEVMCDDGQTRINLCANNYLGLSGSESLVKAGQKALEDFGFGLSSVRFICGTQGPHKELEARIAAFLGTEDAILYAAAFDANGGVFEPLFDEQDAIISDALNHASIIDGVRLCKAQRLRYAHNDMDDLERQLQAAAGARHRIIVTDGVFSMDGTIAQLDRIVALAEQYGALIMIDECHASGFMGPTGRGTHEHHGVLGKIDIITGTLGKALGGAMGGFTAGRREVIETLRQRSRPYLFSNSLAPAIVGTSLAVFDELEHSSSRREQLHANTAFFRQEVAALGFTIKPGTHPIVPVMLFDATLAQHFAQRLYELGVIATGFFYPVVPQGQARVRVQLSAAHTREHLTRALAAFAQAGNELGILKQG; this comes from the coding sequence ATGACCGCACAAACCCCGGAAGCCCGCGAGGGCTTCTACCGTCAACTGACCGAACGACTCGAAGACACGCGCCGTCAGGGGCTTTTCAAGCAGGAACGCGTGCTCATGTCGCGGCAGGGGCCGGAGGTCATGTGCGACGACGGTCAGACGCGCATCAACCTGTGCGCCAACAACTATCTGGGACTCTCGGGCAGCGAATCGCTGGTCAAGGCGGGGCAAAAAGCGCTGGAAGACTTCGGCTTCGGACTGTCGTCGGTGCGCTTCATTTGCGGCACGCAAGGCCCGCATAAGGAACTCGAAGCCCGCATCGCCGCGTTCCTCGGCACGGAAGACGCGATCCTCTACGCTGCGGCGTTCGACGCCAACGGCGGCGTGTTCGAGCCGCTCTTCGACGAGCAGGACGCCATCATCTCCGATGCCCTGAACCACGCCTCTATCATCGACGGCGTGCGGCTTTGCAAGGCGCAGCGTCTGCGCTACGCGCACAACGACATGGACGACCTGGAGCGCCAGTTGCAGGCGGCTGCCGGGGCGCGTCACCGCATCATCGTCACGGACGGTGTGTTTTCGATGGACGGCACGATTGCGCAACTCGACCGCATCGTGGCGCTGGCCGAGCAGTACGGCGCGCTCATCATGATCGACGAGTGTCACGCGTCCGGCTTCATGGGGCCGACGGGACGCGGCACGCACGAGCATCATGGCGTGCTGGGCAAGATCGACATCATCACCGGCACGCTGGGCAAGGCGCTCGGTGGGGCGATGGGGGGCTTCACGGCGGGGCGTCGCGAAGTGATCGAGACGCTGCGTCAGCGCTCGCGCCCGTATCTGTTTTCCAATAGCCTCGCACCGGCCATCGTCGGCACGTCGCTGGCGGTCTTCGACGAACTCGAACACTCGTCGTCGCGCCGCGAACAACTCCATGCGAACACGGCCTTTTTCCGTCAGGAAGTCGCTGCGCTGGGCTTCACGATCAAGCCGGGCACGCATCCGATCGTCCCCGTGATGCTGTTCGACGCCACGCTCGCCCAGCATTTCGCGCAGCGGCTGTACGAACTGGGCGTGATCGCCACGGGCTTCTTCTACCCGGTGGTGCCGCAAGGTCAGGCGCGTGTGCGCGTGCAGCTTTCGGCGGCGCATACCCGCGAACACCTCACCCGTGCGCTGGCGGCGTTCGCTCAGGCCGGTAACGAACTCGGCATTCTCAAGCAAGGTTGA
- a CDS encoding helix-turn-helix domain-containing protein, whose product MASTPAASAAPPIAPPPVGDMIQQLRKERGMTLETLSRASGVSKSMLSQIERDKANPTIAVAWRLANALGVRLDQLLGAPSGDPEPVRIFGKHETPTLAGAEQAYQLKILGPMELAGKFEWYELTLQPGAALVSEPHDPGTREHFTVFDGQVDIEVEHVARRAKPGETARYPADRAHAIRNVGKSVARGLMVVIHG is encoded by the coding sequence ATGGCAAGTACTCCCGCAGCCTCTGCGGCGCCTCCGATCGCCCCGCCGCCCGTGGGCGACATGATTCAGCAGTTGCGCAAGGAACGTGGCATGACGCTGGAGACGCTCTCGCGCGCGTCCGGCGTCTCCAAGTCGATGCTCTCCCAGATCGAGCGCGACAAGGCCAATCCGACCATCGCCGTGGCCTGGCGGCTCGCCAACGCGCTGGGTGTGCGTCTCGACCAGTTGCTGGGTGCGCCGTCCGGCGACCCGGAGCCGGTGCGCATCTTCGGCAAGCATGAGACGCCGACGCTCGCGGGCGCAGAGCAGGCCTATCAGCTGAAGATCCTCGGGCCGATGGAACTGGCGGGCAAATTCGAGTGGTACGAACTGACGCTGCAACCCGGCGCGGCGCTCGTCTCCGAGCCGCACGATCCGGGCACGCGCGAGCACTTCACCGTGTTCGACGGGCAGGTCGACATCGAGGTCGAACACGTCGCGCGCCGCGCCAAACCGGGCGAGACGGCCCGTTACCCCGCCGACCGCGCCCACGCGATTCGCAACGTCGGCAAATCGGTCGCGCGTGGCCTGATGGTCGTCATCCACGGCTGA
- a CDS encoding methyl-accepting chemotaxis protein produces MQRLSLKAKLWSAVALMWVSLLAMAIWGAWAQRDTMLAERRAGLTHVVDAGLSLAKHYAARAERGEMSVADAQKAAREQIGAIRYDGENYFGILNSQRVIVLNAVNPKLEGKDMSQFRDPSGKLMFSDIVAAARTNDPFVSYLWPKPGSDKPVEKISRVGVYQPWDWYLTTGVYVDDINAAFVGALLRWGAMLAVIGLAVSGVMLLIIRNVQQSLGGEPEYAADIATRIADGDLLTQVRLRQGDSASLLHAMQRMQGNLQQMIGRIRGGTSAITLAAREIAEGNTDLSARTEQQAAALEETASSMEQLTSTVRQNADNARQASQLAENASAIAVRGGQVVDRVVATMEGISQSSGKVVDIIGVIDGIAFQTNILALNAAVEAARAGEQGRGFAVVAGEVRTLAQRSAAAAKEIKELIESSNGRVQDGSVLVAQAGQTMHDVVQAVRRVTDIMGEISAASEEQSHGIEQVGRAVTQMDEVTQQNAALVEQAAAAAASMEDQARALDQAVAAFRMSGSTNGAATSEGMNAPMTRGTAAVAMQRLAA; encoded by the coding sequence ATGCAGCGATTAAGTCTGAAAGCGAAGTTGTGGTCTGCCGTCGCGTTGATGTGGGTCAGCTTGCTGGCGATGGCGATCTGGGGCGCATGGGCGCAGCGCGACACCATGCTGGCCGAGCGCCGGGCGGGACTGACCCACGTGGTCGATGCCGGGCTGAGTCTGGCCAAGCACTACGCCGCGCGCGCCGAGCGCGGCGAAATGAGCGTCGCGGACGCGCAAAAGGCCGCCCGCGAGCAAATCGGCGCGATCCGCTACGACGGCGAAAACTATTTCGGTATCTTGAACTCGCAGCGCGTGATCGTGCTGAACGCGGTCAATCCGAAGCTCGAAGGCAAAGATATGAGCCAGTTCCGAGATCCTTCGGGCAAGCTCATGTTTTCGGACATCGTCGCTGCCGCACGCACTAACGACCCGTTCGTCTCCTATCTCTGGCCCAAGCCCGGCTCGGACAAGCCCGTCGAAAAGATCAGCCGCGTGGGCGTGTACCAGCCCTGGGACTGGTATCTGACGACCGGCGTCTACGTCGACGACATCAATGCCGCCTTCGTCGGCGCGCTGCTGCGCTGGGGGGCTATGCTCGCCGTCATCGGTCTTGCGGTGTCGGGCGTCATGCTGCTCATCATCCGTAACGTTCAGCAAAGTCTTGGCGGCGAACCGGAGTACGCGGCCGATATCGCCACGCGCATTGCCGACGGCGATCTGCTCACGCAAGTCCGCCTGCGTCAGGGCGACAGTGCCAGCCTGCTCCATGCGATGCAGCGCATGCAGGGCAATCTTCAGCAGATGATCGGACGCATTCGCGGCGGCACCAGCGCCATCACGCTTGCCGCGCGCGAGATCGCCGAAGGCAACACGGACCTGTCGGCGCGTACGGAGCAGCAGGCGGCCGCGCTGGAGGAGACGGCGTCGTCGATGGAGCAACTGACGTCGACCGTGCGTCAGAACGCCGACAATGCGCGTCAGGCGAGTCAGCTTGCGGAGAACGCGTCCGCCATCGCGGTGCGCGGCGGACAGGTCGTGGATCGCGTGGTGGCTACGATGGAAGGCATCTCGCAAAGCTCGGGCAAGGTGGTCGACATCATCGGTGTGATCGACGGCATCGCCTTCCAGACGAACATTCTTGCGCTGAACGCAGCGGTGGAAGCCGCACGAGCTGGCGAGCAAGGACGTGGCTTCGCCGTCGTCGCTGGCGAGGTGCGCACGCTGGCCCAGCGCAGCGCCGCCGCCGCGAAGGAAATCAAGGAACTGATCGAGTCCTCGAATGGCCGCGTGCAGGACGGCTCGGTGCTCGTGGCGCAGGCAGGCCAGACGATGCACGACGTCGTGCAGGCGGTGCGACGCGTCACCGACATCATGGGCGAGATCTCGGCGGCGTCGGAAGAACAGAGTCACGGCATCGAGCAAGTCGGCCGTGCCGTGACGCAGATGGATGAAGTCACACAGCAGAACGCCGCACTCGTGGAACAGGCGGCCGCAGCGGCGGCGTCCATGGAAGATCAGGCGCGTGCGCTCGATCAGGCGGTTGCCGCTTTCCGCATGAGTGGGAGCACGAACGGTGCAGCGACGTCGGAAGGGATGAATGCGCCGATGACACGCGGCACCGCTGCAGTGGCGATGCAGCGCCTGGCGGCCTGA
- a CDS encoding TetR/AcrR family transcriptional regulator has protein sequence MAKSSTSSVPVDVVSPTGGADAVTAGAEAAGERVSAPSNAAPAATRRRSAASRAAKPGRHVTPAPIAQQHLLDAAVELFHSEGVRAVGVDAVVKRAGVNKMSLYRQFASKDDLILAYLDHMQTASLARIDESIAKRPGEPRAQILQIFVDLAQRASRPGYRGCPFVNVAAEFPDPDHAARHSVVNYKAEVVKRFTALVTAAGLAEPAPLVDALSLILEGAYAASQTFGPGSAPLRILPTVARQIIDAGMAGALGAA, from the coding sequence ATGGCCAAATCGTCAACATCTTCCGTACCCGTCGACGTTGTCTCGCCGACCGGTGGGGCAGACGCGGTGACAGCGGGTGCCGAAGCGGCGGGCGAGCGCGTAAGCGCGCCGTCCAATGCGGCCCCGGCGGCGACCCGCCGCCGCAGTGCTGCGTCTCGTGCGGCCAAGCCGGGGCGGCACGTCACGCCTGCGCCGATTGCGCAGCAGCATCTGCTCGACGCGGCCGTCGAGTTGTTCCATTCGGAGGGGGTGCGCGCCGTGGGCGTTGACGCCGTCGTCAAGCGCGCGGGCGTCAACAAGATGAGCCTGTATCGCCAGTTTGCGTCGAAGGACGATCTGATTCTGGCGTATCTCGACCATATGCAGACGGCGAGTCTTGCGCGCATCGACGAGAGCATCGCGAAGCGCCCGGGCGAGCCGCGTGCGCAGATTTTGCAGATTTTCGTGGATCTGGCGCAGCGGGCGAGCCGTCCCGGCTATCGCGGGTGCCCGTTCGTCAATGTGGCGGCGGAATTTCCCGATCCGGACCACGCGGCGCGTCATTCGGTCGTGAATTACAAGGCGGAAGTGGTGAAGCGTTTCACCGCGCTGGTGACGGCGGCCGGGCTCGCCGAACCGGCACCGCTGGTCGATGCGCTGTCGCTGATTCTCGAAGGCGCGTATGCCGCCAGTCAGACCTTTGGGCCGGGCTCGGCACCGCTACGTATCTTGCCGACGGTGGCGCGTCAGATCATCGACGCGGGCATGGCAGGCGCGCTTGGCGCCGCCTGA
- a CDS encoding MFS transporter, producing MKAALARRIDGRFHYGWIVVGVIFLVLLASAGIRATPSVMMVPLEHDFGWSRATISLAISVNLALYGLTGPFAAAAMQRFGIRPTVMVALLLLASGTALSSLMTAPWQMVLIWGVMVGGGTGVAAVTLAATVSNRWFHTHRGLAMGILTASSATGQMVFLPIMAAITENYGWRPVVLIVAAVAAIVLPLVAILVPERPGSVGLRPVGAPEDAPDVQLAHGNPLTAALSALRMAAGKRDFWLLFFSFFICGASTNGYIGTHFIAMCGDYGISEVKGAGILAAMGILDLIGTTASGWLSDRYNSRVLLFWYYGLRGLSLIYLPYAFGFDFFGIPLFALFYGLDWIATVPPTVRLTTDVFGKTMAPIVFGWIVAGHQLGAATAALVAGSLRATLGNYTMASMLSGGVCIIGAFMVLRIAPHAPKRPVGAKA from the coding sequence ATGAAGGCTGCACTTGCAAGGCGCATCGATGGACGCTTCCACTACGGGTGGATCGTCGTCGGCGTGATTTTCCTGGTCCTGCTCGCTTCGGCGGGCATTCGCGCGACGCCCAGCGTCATGATGGTGCCGCTCGAACACGACTTCGGCTGGAGCCGCGCCACGATTTCGCTGGCGATCTCCGTCAACCTGGCCTTGTACGGGCTGACCGGCCCGTTCGCGGCGGCCGCCATGCAACGGTTCGGCATCCGTCCCACGGTGATGGTCGCGCTACTGCTGCTCGCGTCGGGCACGGCGCTCTCGTCGCTGATGACCGCACCGTGGCAGATGGTGCTGATCTGGGGCGTGATGGTGGGCGGCGGCACCGGCGTCGCAGCCGTGACGCTCGCCGCCACGGTCTCGAACCGCTGGTTCCACACGCATCGTGGTCTGGCGATGGGCATTCTCACGGCAAGCTCGGCGACCGGACAGATGGTGTTTCTGCCGATCATGGCCGCGATCACGGAAAACTACGGCTGGCGTCCGGTGGTACTGATCGTGGCAGCGGTGGCCGCGATCGTTCTGCCGCTGGTCGCGATCCTTGTCCCGGAACGTCCGGGGTCGGTCGGCCTGCGTCCAGTCGGCGCACCGGAAGACGCCCCCGACGTGCAACTCGCGCACGGCAATCCGCTCACGGCGGCGCTCTCGGCACTGCGCATGGCCGCCGGCAAGCGCGACTTCTGGCTGCTGTTCTTCAGCTTCTTCATCTGCGGCGCGAGCACGAACGGCTACATCGGCACGCACTTCATCGCGATGTGCGGCGACTATGGCATCTCAGAAGTGAAGGGCGCGGGCATTCTGGCGGCGATGGGCATTCTCGATCTTATCGGCACCACGGCGTCGGGCTGGCTCTCCGACCGCTACAACAGCCGTGTGCTGCTGTTCTGGTACTACGGATTGCGTGGGCTGTCGCTGATTTATCTGCCTTATGCTTTCGGTTTCGACTTCTTCGGCATTCCGCTCTTCGCGCTGTTCTACGGTCTGGACTGGATCGCGACGGTGCCGCCTACGGTGCGTCTGACGACCGACGTGTTCGGCAAGACGATGGCCCCGATCGTGTTCGGCTGGATCGTGGCAGGCCATCAGCTTGGCGCTGCGACGGCAGCCCTGGTCGCCGGTTCGCTGCGTGCAACGCTCGGCAATTACACGATGGCGTCGATGCTCTCGGGCGGCGTGTGCATCATCGGCGCATTCATGGTGTTGCGAATCGCCCCGCATGCGCCGAAGCGTCCGGTGGGCGCGAAAGCCTGA
- a CDS encoding alkene reductase → MTDSQHTPLAALDTDLFSSYKLGPLELSNRIVMAPLTRSRAGQGDVPGPMVAEYYAQRASAGLIISEATNISQQGKGYAFTPGIYTDEQVAGWKQVTDALHAKGGKIFCQLWHVGRISHPSLQPAGALPVAPSAIQPAGQAFTEHGFEPHPVPRALETSEIPGIVEQYRHAAECAKRAGFDGVEIHAANGYLLDQFMRDKTNHRTDQYGGSIENRVRIVLEVTQAVVDVWGADRVGIRLSPISPANDCGDSNPEPVFTYAVEQLNRFGLVYLHVVEGATGGPREVEGGFDLQKLHRLFTGTFMANNGYDLALALKARKENLADLIAFGKPFIANPDLVERLKRGGPFNALDRDTLYGGDARGYVDYPTLDESAV, encoded by the coding sequence ATGACGGACTCGCAACACACCCCACTCGCCGCGCTCGATACCGACCTGTTCTCGTCGTACAAGCTCGGACCGCTCGAACTGAGCAACCGCATCGTCATGGCCCCGCTTACGCGCAGCCGCGCCGGCCAGGGCGACGTGCCCGGCCCGATGGTCGCCGAGTACTACGCGCAGCGTGCATCGGCCGGGCTCATCATCAGTGAAGCCACCAACATCTCGCAGCAAGGCAAGGGCTACGCCTTTACGCCGGGCATTTACACCGACGAACAGGTTGCCGGCTGGAAGCAGGTCACGGACGCGCTGCACGCCAAGGGCGGCAAGATCTTCTGCCAGCTCTGGCACGTCGGCCGCATCTCGCACCCGTCGCTACAACCTGCGGGCGCGCTGCCAGTCGCTCCGTCGGCGATTCAACCGGCCGGTCAGGCGTTCACGGAGCATGGCTTCGAGCCGCATCCGGTCCCGCGCGCACTGGAGACGTCCGAGATCCCGGGCATCGTCGAACAGTATCGTCATGCGGCCGAGTGCGCGAAGCGCGCCGGTTTCGATGGCGTGGAAATTCATGCGGCGAACGGTTATCTGCTCGACCAGTTCATGCGCGACAAGACGAACCATCGCACGGACCAGTACGGCGGCAGCATCGAGAACCGCGTACGCATCGTGCTGGAAGTCACGCAGGCAGTTGTCGACGTCTGGGGTGCCGATCGCGTAGGCATTCGCCTCTCGCCGATCAGCCCGGCGAACGATTGCGGCGACAGCAACCCGGAGCCGGTCTTCACGTACGCCGTCGAGCAACTCAATCGTTTCGGCCTTGTGTATCTGCACGTCGTCGAAGGCGCGACGGGTGGCCCGCGCGAAGTGGAAGGCGGCTTCGATCTTCAGAAGCTGCACCGCCTCTTCACGGGCACGTTCATGGCGAACAACGGCTATGACCTCGCACTGGCGCTCAAGGCCCGCAAGGAAAACCTCGCCGATCTGATCGCCTTCGGCAAACCGTTCATCGCGAACCCGGATCTGGTCGAACGCCTCAAGCGCGGCGGCCCGTTTAACGCCCTGGATCGCGACACGCTTTATGGTGGCGATGCACGGGGTTATGTCGACTATCCGACGTTGGACGAGTCGGCGGTTTGA
- a CDS encoding type II toxin-antitoxin system PemK/MazF family toxin, with amino-acid sequence MDVVKRGEVWVASFDPAIGAEIKKTRPCVVLSPSAMHKR; translated from the coding sequence GTGGACGTGGTGAAGCGCGGTGAGGTCTGGGTCGCCTCCTTCGATCCCGCGATCGGGGCAGAAATCAAGAAGACGCGACCATGCGTTGTCTTGTCTCCGTCGGCGATGCATAAGCGGTAG
- a CDS encoding mechanosensitive ion channel family protein, translating to MTWEAVIAWFDNAPWARMAGSLAMLIAAAALVQGVAQFVIVRVVRLVVQRTANRWDDALLAHRVFHRAARILPYLVIQFGIGWVPDLPAKAVIVIGNVALATTLLYATLAIAGILDAAQTVYAMSEHARTRSIKGYVQLGKIALYVVASIGIVATIVDRSPWLLLSGLGAMSAVLLLVFKDTIMSFVASVQLTSNDMLRVGDWIEMPQVGADGDVVDIALHTVKVQNWDKTITTIPTWRLISESFRNWRGMQQAGGRRIKRTLCIDAGSVGFLDADEIGRLSKLHLLGDYLSEKQRSIADANAALGVAAGVLANTRRLTNIGTFRAYALAYLKAHPHIHDGMTCMVRSLEPSATGIPIELYCFTNTIVWAEYERVQGDVFDHLLAILPEFGLRMYQNPAGADLMRWGQRDA from the coding sequence ATGACGTGGGAAGCAGTGATAGCGTGGTTCGACAATGCGCCGTGGGCGCGCATGGCCGGATCGTTGGCGATGCTGATTGCGGCGGCCGCGCTGGTGCAGGGGGTGGCGCAGTTCGTGATCGTGCGCGTCGTACGCCTCGTGGTGCAGAGAACGGCGAATCGCTGGGACGATGCGTTGCTCGCGCATCGCGTCTTCCACCGGGCGGCGCGCATTTTGCCGTACCTCGTGATTCAGTTCGGCATCGGGTGGGTGCCGGATCTACCGGCGAAGGCGGTGATCGTCATCGGCAATGTGGCCCTCGCCACGACGCTGCTCTACGCCACGCTCGCGATCGCGGGCATTCTCGACGCCGCGCAGACCGTCTACGCGATGTCGGAGCACGCGCGCACGCGCTCGATCAAGGGGTATGTCCAGCTCGGCAAGATCGCGCTTTACGTGGTGGCGTCGATTGGCATCGTCGCGACGATCGTCGACCGTTCGCCGTGGCTCCTGCTCTCCGGCCTGGGCGCGATGTCGGCGGTGCTGTTGCTGGTGTTCAAGGACACGATCATGTCGTTCGTCGCAAGCGTGCAACTCACGTCGAACGACATGCTGCGCGTGGGTGACTGGATCGAGATGCCGCAGGTCGGGGCCGATGGCGACGTGGTGGATATCGCGTTGCATACGGTGAAGGTGCAGAACTGGGACAAAACGATCACGACGATTCCGACGTGGCGTCTGATTTCGGAGAGCTTCCGTAACTGGCGCGGCATGCAGCAGGCCGGCGGGCGACGCATCAAACGTACGCTGTGCATCGATGCCGGCAGTGTCGGATTTCTGGATGCGGACGAGATCGGGCGTTTGTCGAAGCTACATTTGCTGGGCGACTATCTGTCGGAGAAACAGCGTTCGATAGCGGATGCCAATGCAGCGCTCGGTGTTGCGGCGGGTGTGCTGGCGAACACGCGGCGTCTGACGAACATCGGCACATTCCGAGCGTATGCGCTGGCCTATTTGAAGGCACATCCGCACATTCACGACGGCATGACGTGCATGGTGCGCTCGCTCGAGCCGTCGGCAACGGGCATCCCGATCGAGCTGTACTGCTTCACGAACACGATCGTGTGGGCGGAGTACGAGCGCGTGCAGGGCGACGTTTTCGACCATCTGCTGGCTATCCTTCCCGAGTTCGGCTTGCGCATGTACCAGAACCCCGCCGGTGCGGATTTGATGCGCTGGGGGCAGCGCGACGCCTGA
- a CDS encoding betaine/proline/choline family ABC transporter ATP-binding protein (Members of the family are the ATP-binding subunit of ABC transporters for substrates such as betaine, L-proline or other amino acids, choline, carnitine, etc. The substrate specificity is best determined from the substrate-binding subunit, rather than this subunit, as it interacts with the permease subunit and not with substrate directly.), whose product MIKLHNLTKSFVQKDGTRVTAVNSVSLEVPPGEICVFLGPSGCGKTTTLKMINRLIKPTSGHILLNGEDTGKINEIELRRHIGYVIQQIGLFPNMTIEENITVVPRLLGWDKKRCRERATELMAMVALDPKRYLSRYPRELSGGQQQRIGVIRALAADPPVLLMDEPFGAVDPINRESIQNEFLQMQRQLGKTVIMVSHDIDEAIKLADRIAIFRQGRLVQYAQPDALLARPVDEFVASFVGHDRILKRLLLVRAEDAATPQPTVKPQTTLAEAYGMMDELDTRSLVVVDESARALGYIARRDTRHAQGTCGERVRDFKASAVAGDNLRVLLSRMYEHNLASLPVLGDDNQYLGEVTQDSIADYLSSGKTRGNGGGTIITPSLPGAPNVVASVPFGASV is encoded by the coding sequence ATGATCAAACTCCACAACCTCACCAAAAGCTTCGTCCAGAAGGACGGTACGCGTGTGACCGCCGTGAACTCGGTCAGCCTCGAAGTGCCGCCGGGCGAAATCTGCGTCTTCCTCGGCCCATCGGGCTGCGGCAAGACGACCACGCTCAAGATGATCAACCGGCTCATCAAGCCGACCTCCGGGCACATCCTGCTCAACGGCGAAGACACCGGCAAGATCAACGAAATCGAACTGCGCCGCCACATCGGCTACGTCATCCAGCAGATCGGTCTGTTCCCGAACATGACCATCGAGGAGAACATTACCGTGGTGCCGCGGCTGCTCGGATGGGACAAGAAGCGCTGCCGCGAGCGGGCCACCGAACTGATGGCCATGGTCGCGCTCGATCCGAAGCGCTACCTGTCGCGCTATCCGCGCGAACTCTCGGGTGGCCAGCAGCAACGTATCGGTGTGATCCGGGCGCTGGCGGCAGATCCGCCCGTGCTGCTGATGGACGAACCGTTCGGCGCGGTCGATCCGATCAATCGCGAATCGATCCAGAACGAGTTTCTGCAAATGCAGCGTCAGTTGGGCAAGACCGTCATCATGGTCAGCCACGATATCGACGAGGCGATCAAGCTGGCGGACCGCATTGCGATCTTCCGTCAGGGGCGTCTCGTGCAGTACGCGCAGCCGGATGCGCTGCTGGCGCGACCGGTCGACGAATTCGTCGCAAGCTTCGTGGGACATGACCGAATTCTCAAGCGCCTGTTGCTCGTGCGCGCCGAAGACGCCGCTACGCCGCAACCGACCGTCAAGCCGCAGACGACGCTCGCCGAAGCCTACGGCATGATGGACGAACTCGATACGCGTTCGCTGGTGGTGGTCGACGAGAGCGCGCGTGCATTGGGTTACATTGCGCGTCGGGATACGCGACACGCACAGGGCACGTGTGGCGAGCGTGTGCGGGACTTCAAGGCGTCGGCGGTGGCCGGCGACAACCTGCGGGTGCTGCTCTCGCGCATGTACGAACACAATCTGGCATCCCTGCCGGTGCTGGGCGACGACAATCAGTATCTCGGCGAGGTCACGCAGGACTCCATCGCCGACTATCTGAGTTCGGGCAAGACGCGTGGCAACGGTGGCGGCACGATCATTACGCCGTCGCTGCCGGGCGCGCCCAATGTGGTGGCAAGCGTGCCGTTCGGCGCGTCGGTGTAG